A single window of Culicoides brevitarsis isolate CSIRO-B50_1 chromosome 3, AGI_CSIRO_Cbre_v1, whole genome shotgun sequence DNA harbors:
- the LOC134834883 gene encoding uncharacterized protein LOC134834883: protein MALMKSRTKDEIPKGAVQMTKEEALEYQLKTVQKWPSSYEVWPLKYASPICGVASMLSAAFVNTHFRRKLKLFSHHRFASYVPTVCLPAIMTTLFHSNFVMTDVLLGETPCPVCVQTRAMAIQVGFGALYPCLLAPISSFMFATRNFTYRLPDLSKNPFEILMIAKKMFKPIHGHVAGFVVLHALLAAFLTHKEYQTTFWLREETLRRENAELE from the exons ATGGCGTTGATGAAAAGCAGAACTAAAGATGAAATCCCGAAAGGAGCAGTTCAGATGACCAAAGAAGAGGCTTTGGAATATCAATTGAAGACAGTTCAGAAGTGGCCTTCATCGTATGAagt atggcCTTTGAAATATGCGTCTCCAATATGCGGCGTTGCGAGTATGCTTTCAGCTGCTTTTGTCAATACTCACTTTCGACGAAagctgaaattattttcgcaCCATCGGTTTGCCTCTTATGTGCCGACTGTTTGTCTCCCGGCGATCATGACGACGCTTTTTCACTCGAAT tTTGTGATGACAGACGTTCTTCTCGGCGAAACTCCCTGCCCGGTGTGCGTTCAAACACGAGCAATGGCGATTCAAGTGGGCTTTGGCGCCTTGTATCCCTGTCTTTTGGCACCTATTTCGTCTTTTATGTTTGCCACACGTAATTTCACCTACAGACTGCCCGACCTTTCGAAGAatccttttgaaattttgatgattgccAAGAAAATGTTCAAGCCCATTCACGGTCACGTTGCGGGATTTGTCGTTTTGCATGCCCTGTTGGCGGCATTTTTGACGCACAAGGAATACCAAACGACTTTTTGGCTGCGGGAAGAGACTTTGAGGCGAGAAAATGCCGAATTGGAGTAA
- the LOC134834882 gene encoding uncharacterized protein LOC134834882, whose protein sequence is MTSNHETPDENFTWTDARLRQLISLVKLDRRLWHNSVEGFTGNPVKRVELFVEIANQIGTTAFEANRRFTTLRERYGRESKKLQMGKQDIQWPYFEDMNFLKEVIRRRDKRKSGVQTIKKEEIDAEEEHSLVDDPLSAAEYMEMVDEEDKKGSFPQEKRTFVPKMMNETPEPTQNRTVFLMTPEEAQKELDQDEAVEAAFKYFTLELRKMDQMKREYCIDKMMMAFINAKSTYPH, encoded by the exons atgaCCTCTAATCACGAGACACCCGACGAAAATTTCACCTGGACCG ATGCACGTCTCCGCCAACTGATATCGCTCGTGAAGCTCGATCGTCGTCTTTGGCACAACTCCGTGGAAGGATTTACGGGAAATCCCGTGAAGCGCGTCGAGCTTTTCGTCGAAATCGCAAATCAAATTGGCACAACAGCCTTCGAGGCGAATCGGCGGTTCACAACGTTGCGCGAACGCTACGGCAGAGAAAGCAAAAAGCTTCAAATGGGCAAACAGGACATCCAATGGCCCTATTTCGAGGACATGAATTTCCTGAAAGAGGTCATTCGACGTCGTGACAAACGAAAAAGTGGCGTTCAAACGatcaaaaaggaagaaataGACGCAGAGGAGGAACATTCGCTCGTCGATGATCCCCTTTCGGCGGCAGAATACATGGAAATGGTCGACGAAGAGGACAAAAAAGGGAGTTTTCCGCAGGAAAAACGAACTTTTGTGccaaaaatgatgaatgaaaCGCCAGAACCAACGCAAAATCGAACAGTTTTCTTGATGACACCCGAAGAGGCGCAAAAAGAATTGGATCAAGACGAAGCGGTAGAAGCggctttcaaatatttcacacTTGAACTGCGAAAAATGGACCAAATGAAACGCGAATACTGCATCGACAAGATGATGATGGCTTTTATCAACGCAAAATCAACATATCCCCACTAA
- the LOC134834881 gene encoding chitinase-like protein Idgf4 has translation MTKPHNIIGFLGSEAVHREDCHRLPFEKLEPAVSTLTHILYGPAFLGPNNQLLPQHPADVDSENKEGTYRKVTALKKLNPHLKVLLSVGRRDYDEARSTQCVNFLADKKARETFIQEALNVVKKYGFDGIDLAWEFPRYKKNPILSFLSSVLGAENEVKSNFVSFVRELKVKFGDLIVTVTALPNQKYIEDFYDVPAIQQLVQFIIVSTYDYCTPKDNPLTADFAAPLFTPKNRKQSVDVSVAKWRAAGVQDNKLVIGIPTFGRSWVLGDNMMTVKSIRMENQEPPFNATGPTPPGKRCQKEGQIALVGVRERLLNPANTDKTDDEAPLQEFTTFVLQHGAYALNTSIQGGDFISYETPEETTKKAEYVQQKGLAGVALFNLEFDDFNGEKYVVKFPLLNAVSKQFRL, from the exons atgacaaagcCACATAATATTATCGGCTTTCTCGGCAGTGAAGCAGTTCATCGCGAAG ATTGTCACAGGTTACCGTTCGAAAAACTCGAGCCTGCGGTGTCGACATTGACGCACATCCTCTATGGACCGGCATTTTTGGGTCCGAACAATCAGTTGTTGCCGCAGCATCCCGCAGATGTCGATTCGGAGAACAAAGAAGGCACTTATCGCAAAGTAACGGCACTGAAAAAGCTCAATCCGCACCTGAAAGTGTTGCTGAGTGTGGGACGTCGTGACTACGATGAAGCCCGATCGACACAATGTGTGAATTTCTTGGCAGATAAGAAGGCGCGAGAGACTTTCATTCAAGAAGCCCTCAATGTCGTCAAGAAATACGGATTTGATGGCATCGATTTGGCCTGGGAGTTCCCGCGGTACaagaaaaatccaattttaa gtttcctTTCGAGCGTTTTGGGTGCCGAAAACGAAGTAAAATCGAATTTCGTCTCTTTTGTACGCGAACTCAAAGTAAAGTTTGGAGATTTGATTGTCACAGTGACAGCTTTGCCAAATCAAAAGTACATTGAGGACTTTTATGATGTGCCAGCCATTCAGCAACTCGTTCAATTCATCATTGTATCAACTTATGACTATTGCACGCCGAAGGATAACCCATTGACAGCTGATTTTGCAGCCCCGCTCTTTACTCCGAAGAATCGGAAGCAAAGTGTCGACGTGAGTGTCGCGAAATGGCGTGCTGCGGGTGTTCAGGACAACAAACTCGTCATTGGAATACCGACTTTTGGACGTTCTTGGGTGCTTGGAGACAACATGATGACTGTCAAATCTATTAGGATGGAGAATCAAGAGCCGCCGTTCAAT gCAACTGGTCCAACTCCCCCCGGAAAAAGATGCCAAAAAGAAGGACAAATCGCTCTCGTTGGTGTCCGCGAAAGACTTTTAAATCCCGCCAATACCGATAAAACTGATGACGAAGCTCCTTTGCAAGAATTTACAACGTTCGTACTTCAACACGGCGCTTATGCATTAAACACTAGCATCCAAGGAGGTGACTTCATATCGTACGAAACTCCCgaagaaacgacaaaaaaggcGGAATATGTCCAACAAAAGGGATTAGCGGGCGTTGCGTTGTTCAATTTGGAATTCGATGACTTTAACGGCGAAAAATACGTCGTCAAGTTTCCTCTACTCAATGCTGTGTCCAAACAATTTCGATTGTGA
- the LOC134836173 gene encoding isopentenyl-diphosphate Delta-isomerase 1, whose protein sequence is MRGFMRVLCQNLTKNVQRSRSFHQNQGGGQKSKSIAGLQAAIDLQHSAMSEQCILVDEHDRNLGQISKRECHRVIDGQIPLHRAFSVFLFNARGDMLLQKRSSYKITYPNHYTNACCSHPLYEIEGEREERDALGIRRAAQRRLNHELGIPLHQIRPENMHYLTRIHYKDLGDGVWGEHEIDYILFLQKDVDLNPNKNEISDIRFVSRENYKKEIDALPGELTPWFKLILKHRLPVWWSDLSKLKLHEDLDTIYKFS, encoded by the coding sequence ATGCGTGGTTTCATGCGAGTGCTTTGCCAAAACCTCACCAAAAATGTCCAAAGAAGTAGAAGCTTTCACCAAAACCAGGGAGGcggtcaaaaatcaaaaagtatcGCGGGCCTGCAGGCGGCAATCGACCTCCAGCACAGCGCCATGAGCGAGCAATGCATCTTGGTTGACGAGCACGACCGGAATTTGGGTCAGATTTCTAAAAGGGAGTGTCATCGCGTCATTGACGGACAAATTCCGTTGCATCGTGCCTTCAGCGTGTTCCTTTTCAATGCGCGCGGCGACATGTTGCTGCAAAAACGCAGCAGCTACAAGATCACGTACCCGAATCACTACACGAACGCCTGTTGCTCGCATCCGTTGTACGAAATCGAGGGCGAACGCGAAGAACGCGATGCCTTGGGGATTCGGCGGGCCGCTCAGCGACGCTTGAATCACGAACTGGGCATTCCGTTGCATCAAATCCGGCCCGAGAACATGCATTATTTGACGCGGATTCATTACAAGGACTTGGGCGATGGCGTTTGGGGCGAACACGAAATCGATTATATCCTGTTTCTGCAGAAAGATGTGGACCTGAATccgaacaaaaatgaaattagtGACATTCGGTTTGTGAGTCGCGAAAATTACAAGAAGGAAATTGACGCGTTGCCGGGCGAATTGACGCCCTGGTTCAAATTAATACTCAAACATCGTCTTCCCGTTTGGTGGAGCGATTTGTCGAAACTCAAACTGCACGAAGATTTGGACACAATTTATAAGTTTTCatag
- the LOC134836172 gene encoding NADH-ubiquinone oxidoreductase 49 kDa subunit — protein MAFSVLNGLARQSHSLKLPKHVLANIGATHNVGQKRGAGKWQVDTEFMQQFSGAVMYPDEVTSKWKVPPYHGKKLNLVERTVKNFKINFGPQHPAAHGVLRLVMELDGETVVRCDPHIGLLHRGTEKLIEYKTYTQALPYFDRLDYVSMMCNEQCYSLAVEKLLGIEVPERAKWIRVLMGELTRVLNHIMSIGTHALDVGALTPFFWLFEEREKMMEFYERVSGARMHAAYVRPGGVSLDLPLGLLDDIYDWTRKFGQRLDEIDDLLTGNRIWVQRTVDIGTVSAEDALNYGFSGVMLRGSGIKWDLRKSQPYDAYDKVEFDVPVGTKGDCYDRYLIRMEEMRQSLRIIEQCLNKMPPGEIKTDDAKVTPPSREEMKTSMEALIHHFKLFTQGYQVPPGSTYTAIEAPKGEFGVYLVSDGSSKPYRCKIKAPGFAHLAALDFVGKNHMLADIVAIIGTLDIVFGEVDR, from the exons ATGGCTTTTTCCGTGTTGAATGGTCTCGCACGCCAAAGCCATTCGCTGAAATTGCCGAAACACGTGCTGGCAAACATCGGAGCCACGCATAACGTTGG acaaaaacgCGGCGCTGGCAAATGGCAAGTCGACACGGAGTTTATGCAGCAATTCAGCGGCGCCGTCATGTATCCCGATGAGGTGACGTCAAAATGGAAGGTGCCTCCGTACCATGGCAAGAAATTGAATCTTGTCGAAAGAAcggtgaaaaatttcaaaattaactttgGACCGCAACATCCTGCTGCTCACGGTGTCTTGCGTCTCGTGATGGAATTGGATGGCGAAACGGTGGTGCGATGCGATCCGCATATCGGTTTGTTGCATCGTGGCACGGAAAAATTGATCGAGTACAAGACATATACGCAAGCGTTGCCGTATTTCGATCg tttggaTTACGTCTCAATGATGTGCAATGAGCAATGTTACTCCTTAGCTGTGGAAAAATTGCTCGGAATTGAGGTTCCTGAGCGTGCCAAGTGGATTCGTGTCTTGATGGGCGAACTTACGCGTGTCTTGAATCACATCATGTCCATCGGAACACACGCTTTGGATGTCGGAGCTCTCACTCCCTTCTTCTGGCTGTTCGAGGAACGCGAAAAAATGATGGAATTCTACGAACGCGTATCCGGAGCTCGCATGCACGCTGCCTACGTTCGTCCCGGAGGCGTTTCTCTCGACTTACCGCTCGGTTTGTTAGATGACATTTACGATTGGACTCGCAAATTCGGACAACGTCTCGACGAAATCGACGATTTGCTCACGGGAAATCGTATTTGGGTGCAACGTACAGTCGACATTGGCACCGTTTCTGCCGAAGACGCCTTGAATTACGGCTTTAGTGGCGTCATGTTGCGTGGCAGCGGCATCAAATGGGATCTTCGCAAGTCCCAACCTTATGATGCCTACGACAAAGTCGAGTTTGACGTTCCCGTTGGCACCAAAGGCGATTGTTACGACCGTTATTTGATCCGTATGGAGGAGATGAGACAATCTCTGCGCATCATTGAGCAATGTTTGAACAAAATGCCGCCAGGTGAGATCAAGACAGACGATGCCAAGGTTACGCCGCCGTCACGCGAAGAGATGAAAACTTCCATGGAGGCCCTCATTCATCATTTCAAGCTCTTCACGCAAGGGTATCAAGTACCTCCTGGATCCACATATACGGCAATTGAGGCGCCCAAAGGCGAATTTGGCGTGTATCTCGTGTCAGATGGCAGCAGCAAGCCCTACCGTTGCAAGATCAAGGCTCCCGGATTCGCGCATTTGGCGGCACTCGACTTTGTTGGAAAGAATCACATGTTGGCTGATATCGTGGCGATTATCGGTACTCTCGATATTGTGTTTGGTGAAGTCGATCGTTAa
- the LOC134833957 gene encoding UDP-N-acetylglucosamine transporter, producing the protein MRMNQKTNNNLKFLSLFTLTVQNAVLGLSMRYARTRSGPMFLSSSAVLMSELVKLLTCLIVVFWEEGRSFKRFKAAINNTIVRQPLDTLKICVPSFVYIVQNNLLYLSASHLDAATYQVTYQLKILTTAFFAVLILRRRLLPTQWGALVFLICGVVLVQLANGGETPKPTYGMPEQNRLVGFSAALGACVLSGFAGIYFEKMLKGADISVWMRNVQLSLLSLPFGLITCYVNDHEKIAEHGLFYGYDYFVDYLVVLQAGGGLIVAMVVKYADNILKGFATSLAIIISCIASIYIFDFVLTFQFAAGAALVIFSIFMYGYTPKKPGVGVPMNETEKQLMEAKV; encoded by the exons ATGAGAATgaatcaaa AAACCAACAAcaatctcaaatttttgagtcTTTTCACGCTCACGGTACAAAATGCCGTGTTGGGACTCAGTATGCGTTATGCCAGAACCCGAAGTGGGCCCATGTTCTTATCTTCAAGTG ccGTTCTCATGTCAGAACTCGTAAAGTTACTGACGTGTCTAATTGTCGTATTTTGGGAGGAAGGCAGGAGTTTTAAGCGTTTCAAGGCTGCCATTAACAACACAATTGTCCGTCAACCGCTCGACACACTGAAAATTTGTGTGCCGTCGTTCGTGTACATCGTTCAGAACAATTTGCTGTATCTTTCGGCGTCGCATTTGGATGCCGCTACTTATCAG GTGACGTACCAACTCAAAATTCTGACTACGGCATTTTTTGCCGTTCTTATACTGCGTCGTCGACTGCTGCCGACCCAATGGGGCGCTTTGGTGTTCCTCATTTGTGGCGTCGTGCTTGTGCAACTCGCAAATGGAGGTGAAACGCCCAAACCGACGTACGGGATGCCCGAACAGAACCGCTTAGTGGGCTTTAGTGCGGCATTGGGAGCTTGTGTGTTGTCCGGTTTTGCTggaatttactttgaaaagaTGCTCAAGGGTGCCGACATCAGCGTCTGGATGCGAAACGTTCAATTAAGTTTGCTCAGCTTGCCTTTTGGACTGATTACGTGTTACGTGAATGATCACGAAAAAATCGCGGAACACGGATTATTTTACGGTTACGACTATTTTGTCGATTATTTGGTTGTGTTGCAAGCAGGCGGCGGTTTAATTGTCGCCATGGTCGTGAAATATGCCGATAACATCCTAAAAGGCTTCGCGACGTCACTGGCGATCATTATTTCGTGCATCGCGTCAATTTACATCTTTGACTTTGTACTGACGTTCCAATTTGCCGCCGGAGCAGCTTTAGtgatattttccattttcatgTACGGATACACGCCGAAGAAGCCGGGCGTTGGAGTGCCAATGAACGAGACGGAAAAACAACTTATGGAAGCAAAAGtctag
- the LOC134834368 gene encoding uncharacterized protein LOC134834368, producing MTSKKTDGLNMSLDQYIEQSNFYFSPYGDINLVNHPAKKEAPVDESRDILDLSPAGDMADELSNIIKELDNAGSAANANQSDATLDGMIVQGKVKGLPKGVKPDVGLEHQGLKLPIQPGNNNNKQNRFNPYQRKATPGLKSKLQALVGKTRNANNFQRLPNVNPWDPWAVKGPQMPAPEQNLVRHVPNSSIIHLDLLNTLNLDASAFRNLLQKNKAGGLQEYLHAVTANLGSKYDMQIQRKIAEKQKKCLLETEDGFSPVSFDGPGIDESECLVVLGTAITLNSRFSAI from the exons atGACCTCTAAAAAGACAGATGGCTTGAATATGAGCCTCG ATCAATATATCGAGCAAtccaatttttacttttcgccGTACGGCGACATTAATTTGGTGAATCATCCCGCGAAAAAGGAGGCACCGGTTGACGAATCACGCGACATTTTGGATTTGAGTCCCGCGGGCGACATGGCAGACGAGTTATCGAACATCATCAAGGAGCTCGATAATGCCGGCAGTGCCGCAAATGCCAACCAAAGTGACGCCACGCTCGACGGGATGATTGTGCAAGGCAAGGTCAAGGGTTTACCGAAGGGCGTAAAGCCCGACGTTGGGCTGGAGCATCAAGGTTTGAAGTTGCCCATACAACcgggcaacaacaacaacaagcaaaATCGCTTCAATCCGTACCAACGCAAAGCGACGCCCGGCTTAAAGTCGAAACTGCAAGCTTTGGTTGGCAAAACCCGCAACGCCAACAACTTCCAACGTCTTCCGAATGTCAATCCGTGGGATCCGTGGGCCGTTAAAGGTCCCCAAATGCCGGCGCCGGAACAAAATTTGGTGCGTCATGTCCCAAATTCGTCGATAATTCACTTGGATTTGCTCAATACGCTAAATTTGGATGCCAGTGCCTTCCGTAATCTCCTGCAAAAGAACAAAGCGGGCGGCTTGCAGGAATATTTGCATGCCGTAACGGCAAATCTCGGCTCGAAATACGACATGCAGATCCAACGCAAGATCGCGGAGAAGCAAAAGAAATGTTTGCTTGAAACGGAAGATGGATTTTCGCCTGTTTCGTTTGACGGGCCCGGCATCGACGAATCCGAGTGTCTCGTCGTCTTGGGAACTGCCATTACTCTCAATTCGCGCTTTAGTGCCATTTAA
- the LOC134834191 gene encoding galactosylgalactosylxylosylprotein 3-beta-glucuronosyltransferase I-like, whose protein sequence is MILVSSSSSMSQNARLLIVLFSGLAALLWLNRPNCDANSSKISTEVEKLPTIYAITPTYYRPVQKAELTRLSQTLQLVPNVFWVIIEDATEISDLVRDLRKRSGLYKRSVQLFCQTPDNYKLKPKDPHSSKARGVDQRNTGLQFVRRRMTEKSEHAIVFFMDDDNTYSVELFREMAKIEKGRVGVWPVGLVGGLMVEKPIVDANGVVASFNAAYQPQRVFPIDMAGFAIAGDLLLNVPEAGFSYETKPGWQETKFLEQLTTRKKLQPLANRCMDVLVWHTRTQEPVLKYEKKRKVASDFGMEV, encoded by the coding sequence ATGATTTTAGTATCGTCTAGCAGCAGCATGAGTCAAAACGCACGTCTTTTAATCGTGCTTTTTTCCGGTTTAGCAGCACTTTTGTGGCTTAATCGACCAAATTGTGAtgcaaattcatcaaaaatcagcACAGAAGTCGAAAAATTGCCAACAATTTATGCCATCACTCCCACATATTATCGTCCGGTGCAAAAAGCGGAGCTCACACGACTCTCGCAAACACTCCAACTCGTACCCAACGTCTTCTGGGTAATCATCGAAGATGCCACGGAAATTTCTGATCTCGTACGAGACCTCCGGAAACGCAGCGGCTTGTACAAACGAAGTGTTCAACTCTTTTGCCAGACCCCCGACAACTACAAACTCAAGCCAAAGGACCCGCATTCGTCAAAAGCGCGCGGCGTCGATCAACGAAACACCGGTTTGCAGTTCGTAAGACGTCGAATGACGGAAAAAAGTGAACATGCCATCGTTTTTTTCATGGACGACGATAACACGTACAGCGTCGAGTTGTTTCGCGAAATggcaaaaatcgaaaaagggCGCGTGGGTGTCTGGCCCGTTGGATTAGTCGGTGGTTTGATGGTCGAGAAGCCGATTGTCGATGCAAATGGCGTTGTCGCGAGCTTTAATGCGGCATATCAACCGCAACGAGTGTTTCCCATTGACATGGCGGGATTTGCGATTGCGGGAGATTTGTTGCTAAATGTCCCGGAAGCCGGATTTAGCTACGAAACGAAACCGGGGTGGCAGGAAACAAAGTTCTTGGAACAACTGACGACGCGGAAGAAGTTACAGCCGTTGGCGAATCGATGTATGGATGTCTTGGTGTGGCACACGAGAACGCAGGAGCCCGTTTtgaagtatgaaaaaaagagaaaagttgCGTCGGACTTTGGAATGGAAGTGTAG
- the LOC134834192 gene encoding BTB/POZ domain-containing protein KCTD5: MDTASNTSGTATQSKSWVRLNVGGQLFLTTHQTLNRVPNSFFSVLLSETELISDKDETGAFLIDRDPKYFQPVLNYLRHGKLILDGVSEEGVLEEAEFYSILPLIVLLKDRISRRDQNPSFEKKRVYRVLQCQENEVTQMVSTMSDGWRFEQLINIGTQYNYGGEENAEFLCVVSKECLNVGREQESNDRAKVLQQKGSRM; the protein is encoded by the exons ATGGATACCGCATCAAATACATCAGGAACTGCCACCCAAAGCAAGTCTTGGGTGCGATTAAATGTCGGAGGACAg ctCTTTCTCACCACACATCAGACTCTGAATCGCGTTCCCAATTCTTTCTTTTCCGTTTTGCTGTCGGAAACGGAGCTAATTAGTGATAAA gacgaAACAGGAGCATTTCTCATCGACCGAGACCCAAAATATTTCCAACCAGTGCTGAACTACTTGCGACACGGAAAGCTGATACTGGATGGCGTCTCGGAGGAAGGTGTGCTGGAAGAAGCCGAGTTTTATTCGATATTACCGTTAATTGTTCTGCTGAAGGATCGCATCAGTCGACGAGATCAA aacccATCTTTCGAGAAAAAACGCGTTTATCGTGTGCTGCAGTGTCAGGAGAACGAAGTCACacaa ATGGTGTCAACAATGTCGGACGGTTGGAGATTCGAACAATTGATAAATATCGGCACGCAATACAACTACGGCGGCGAAGAAAATGCCGAGTTTCTGTGTGTCGTGTCGAAAGAATGTCTGAACGTGGGTCGCGAACAAGAATCGAACGATCGCGCCAAAGTGCTGCAACAAAAAGGATCGcggatgtaa